The Streptomyces kanamyceticus DNA segment GCTGAGGCCGAGCGCGATGGAGGCGACCGCGCCGACCGCCGCGCCCGAGGAGATCCCGATCACGCCGGGCTCGGCCAGCGGATTGCCGAACACGCCCTGCATCAGCGCGCCCGCGCAGCCGAGCGAGGCGCCGACGAGCAGCGCGAGCACGACGCGCGGAAGTCGCACGTTCCACAGCACGCTCTCGCCGACCCGGTCGAGCGCGGCCCCGCCGAGCCCGATCCGGTGCTGCACGGAGCCGAGCACGTCGCCGAGCGGGATGCGGTAGGCGCCGGTGCCCGCGGAGATCAGACAGAGGAGTACGAGGGCGGCCGCGAGCCCCACGGTCAGCGAGAACGCGGCACCGCGACGGCGGCGCGGGGGCTCGCCGGGCGCCACGGGGGCGGCGGTCGGGTCCGCGGCCTTGGTCAGGACGCTCACTCGGTGTCCCCGTGGAGCTGGTCCACCAGGGACTTGAGCACCCGGTCGGTGCGCGGCCCGTAGTTGAGGAGCACTCCGTCGTCGATCGAGACGATGCGCCGGTCGAGGCCCGCGGGGGTCTCGGCGACGCCGGGCACCTTGAGGAGCCCGTCCACGCCGTCCACCGATTCGAGTCCCTTGCTCATCACCAGGATCGCGTCGGGCGCGGCCTTGGCGAGGGCCTCGCTGGTGATCGCGGTGAAGTCCTTCTTCAGTCCTGACTCCTTGCCCGCGTCGACCGCGCCCGCCGCCTCCAGGAGCGAACTGGCCCCGGAATCACGGCCACCGAGCAGGTAGACGGAGGCCGAGCCGCGCAGATAGAGGAAGGCGACCCGAGGCTTCTTCCCGCCCTTGCCCTTCCCCTTGTTCGCGGGGATGCCCGCGCGGACGGCGTCGATCCGCCGCTCGGTGCGCGCGGTCAGCTCGGCGCCCGACTTCTCGACGCCCAAGGTCTTGGCGACCGCCTCGATGCGCGGGCTCACGTCGTCGAGGCCCTTGGCCGGGTCGAACACGACGAGCGGGATGCCCGCGTCACGGATCTGGTCGATGGCCTCGGCGGGCCCGGTGGTGGTGTCCGCGAGGACGACGGTCGGCTTGAGGGAGAGCACGCTCTCCGCCGAGACGTCGTGGGCACGTGTCACCACCGGCAGCTTCTTGGCCTGTTCGAAGGTGGCGGTGATGTCGCGCGCCACCACGTTCTTCCCGAGCCCGAGGGTGAACACGATCTCGTTCAGGCTGCCGGTGAGCGGCACGATCCTGCTGGTGTCCTCGACCGTCACCTCGTGCCCGTCGGCGGAGGTGACGGTGGCGGGCAGCACGGGCTTCGGCGCCGTCTTCAGGGGCTCGACCCGGTCGGGGGCGGCCGCCTTCGCCTGCGTCTTCGGCGACCCCGCACCGCCGTCGCCGTCCGATGTCTGGCACCCC contains these protein-coding regions:
- a CDS encoding heme/hemin ABC transporter substrate-binding protein; its protein translation is MPRSLRIAGAWAAVLALGLTGCQTSDGDGGAGSPKTQAKAAAPDRVEPLKTAPKPVLPATVTSADGHEVTVEDTSRIVPLTGSLNEIVFTLGLGKNVVARDITATFEQAKKLPVVTRAHDVSAESVLSLKPTVVLADTTTGPAEAIDQIRDAGIPLVVFDPAKGLDDVSPRIEAVAKTLGVEKSGAELTARTERRIDAVRAGIPANKGKGKGGKKPRVAFLYLRGSASVYLLGGRDSGASSLLEAAGAVDAGKESGLKKDFTAITSEALAKAAPDAILVMSKGLESVDGVDGLLKVPGVAETPAGLDRRIVSIDDGVLLNYGPRTDRVLKSLVDQLHGDTE